The window ATACTCGTAACTTTGGTGTTGTTTTCTAACGATGATTGAAAAACAGTTCTTATGGTGTGTGCTAGGCGTTATTCTGTTGTTCAttctttttcacaaaaaaaatcttgatcGAAAAAAATTGCACCTCTGCTTAAAGTTTGTTTGGAATGCTTTTTTAGTGCTGAAACCAAAGGTCTAGAGGTATCCCCGGACAAGGCCGTAGTGAAAgggtatttttattgaatttataaagatattgtAAACTAGCAACCTGTAGCAGATTTTCGCCCAAACGTGGCTTTAAATTAGAGGAGAGAAGtgtataatgttataatgtGGGGATTTGACTCAGCAGTCAGTAGTTATGGTGTGagaataattctttttttatttaatcggCAAACTTTAGCCAATTATACTTACCATACAGCGCCCAGTTTATAAAGCTGTGTAAAGCTCTCTCCAGCACCACAATAGCAGCAGAAATAACAACCATTCCAAAGTACACCTTCATTTCCCTGATCATTTGCATCTGACCCTTTGTGTCGCTGTAATGCTCTTTTAACACCACCACCCAGTTGTAAAGCAGGTCTCTCACCTGCTTTTTATAGTAAAGAAACGTGTAGTAACTATAGAAAACGTATGGTGAGGTGATGGTTGTCAGACTTAAGTCTGTAGCCTGCCTCTGAGACAAATTTCTTTGCGTAAAAATTGCCAAGAAATTTGACACGAGCATCATTATCAACAACGCTTCAGCTAAGACCTGAAACTTGTCGTAGACCTTCACGAATCTCCTGGACATTTTCAGTTCGGAAACCCAAAACCCTTTCATACCACAAATGTAGAagaaagtgtttattttatcgAACATTTTTGTGAGTCCCGTTTCAGTGAAATCTTTGTATATTGTCTTCATGATGATAGGTTCGGTTTTATCAACTGCCAGCAATattatattgcaaatatttatcGATGTAGGCAGTTGGTATGAATAACTTATAACTGCGTGATGTAGGTAATGATTGTAATTTATgcattgtttttctttaatgaagactaaatgattatttatataaaataacaaacccTCCTTCCCGCAAGCttatgcataaattataaagCCAAGTACTTGCACATCACGAATAGACTGAATAGTACCTTGTAGATATATACAACAGGCTTGCCCTGCTTGTTTCCTATTACAGGAGGCTAAAATTGTAAAAGGTGAAACGAGTGTGTATTATATACACCTCTgccaaatatacataatttgaGATGAATTGGCTATCGTTTTAGAATGTATTCGCGcttgttaataattaaactgGTCTTGTTACTTATCTATTGACAATGTTATGTAAATTCGCGTTTAGGTACCTATAGTTATAGTTCAGGACGATCCCGGGCTGTCCCatctaaaaaattacaaactacATGGAATCAACTTGCATGTTAACAAAGTCTTGAAAATATTCCAACCCAAAATATAACTGCTCCAAGaatttgaaacattattatctttatttaatttctaaacgACTCCCAATATGTCAAGTTGATAATGTCACAATGTCAGATATGTCAAAATGCTTTGATTCACTTCATCATCAAAGAGAGGctgcagaaataaataaactatcgttaaacaATATCCATGCTTTAAGAATAGAAACCGTTAACTTGATTGAACCGTTAATCTGTTTGCCTAACGACTAATGTCATAAGAATAGAACTCGGCACCATTGAGTATAATTATaggttatattattgttttaaagtcAAGGCTGTTTCAATGATAAAACCTTGTTGAACAATTACCACTGTTAGTGGACGCTTATTTATAGTGTTTATGAATTAAATGAGTGCTGACAACTTGTGTTTTCTATACTAGATGATTTATATGGGAATTGAATATAGTACTGTTGTAATTTTTGAGTGTATTGCTTGTTTATGCAACAATGAGGACGTATACTCGCAAGCGGCCTGAGCACAAGTTGATAGAGAATGTCCATGAGCTGTGTAGACTGTGTCTGAGCAAGGCTGAAGGTGTTGTGCCAATATTTACTGAGGATGCAAATAATGTATGTGCTGttttggctttaagaatcatGATTTGCGTGGGATTAGAGGTAAGGAAGGCACTATTCCGtttgtaaaatcatttttacgTTGTTTTTCTTATGTTGTGTTAAGGTGTCTTCATAATCACATCTCTCCTACCCTATACATCTTATAAAAATTTTCACCAACCTCTTATCATCAATCTATGTCTTCTAAAACATATGGTTAAACAATGTGTAATGGCATATAATAAACTATCAGAAtgcaataactattttttttactgtatatAACAAATtgcattctctggtctctgcctacccctatgagaaaatgCGTTGTTTAGTGTATAAATGTATGTGAACCAAAAGCATTCCACAATGTGACTATTAAAAAGTACCAtattcttacaatatttttttcttagtaaGCTTTTCTCTATTTTACAGATGAAACGAGAAGACTGTTTACCGAATGCAATATGTGCCGAATGTCTGAACAGCTTGAACAAATATtactcatttagaaaaaaatgtgaaGTGTCATATCAAAAGCTAAAGTCTCACGTAATAGCAGTGAAAGAGAGACAATACAGAATGAAGATGGAAGAACAAAACgcaaagaataaaaaagaattagaaTCAAAATTTGTTGTTATGTTTGATAAAGAACAGTGTGCAGATATTGGCATGCTGAATCTAAATGGTGTAGctaatgttaataattttaatgatgtaagtgttatttttattagtagtttaacccccggtttctgaggcacatttagcgatagtttatctgttcaatagcgtttaaactcatataaaaaaatgctattgaatagataaactaccgctaaatgtacgcagaaaccgggggtaaatcatTTACGGCCAAAATGCAGAAAGATAGATATTTTGGGAGTACACAaagttcttaaatatttaagaacttCAGAAGTTCAGTTAATATAGTTAAGTCATGACTTAACTATATTAACTGAACTTAATGCTTAGTTAAACAATACCCAAATCTGTTAAAACTTGAATTTCATAAACCCAGTTAGATGTTTTTAGAAATGGTTAAAAGTTtcaatattgtgtatttataaatgtattttgattttcaGAAGCTCTCAGATCTAATAGTGGATGATACAGATAGCAAAGTTATATTAGAGAATAGTGATGAAcaagtaagtttattttatgtgtattggCATggggaaaatattaaattatcatgGGGTaaagccatataaataaaccTTAGTCTGCTGGCGAAATATGAGCttcagtatatattatattattatttagatatactataatgataattataattgtgaTACTGTGGGATATCAAAGGCGTGCATAGGAACGGGAGGCAACAGTAACGAGAGGCcttttttaaagttctttttcGCATACTGTCTCTATGCTGCGGACGGTATTGTAACCAACTGCTAATCGTGCGGTCTCGGACTCGATTTTCGCGTCCGGCATAATACTATTGctcttttcttatttacatttgaattttatcaaaagtaGACCGGAGTTTgttacaccttcggatataacaggcgtgatatatatattatgtatgtttttccCACAGTCCCAAGACACAGACTCCCCAGAGCCAGACATAACAACATTTCTCTCCACAATGCTGCTTCAACTGGGAGTACTCACTCAGAGTGACAGCGGTCTGATGGTGAATGAACAAAGCATTAACACGCTGCAGCTGGAGACTGGAGACGGTAGCTCATTCACTCTTGAGCTGGTTGA of the Anticarsia gemmatalis isolate Benzon Research Colony breed Stoneville strain chromosome 6, ilAntGemm2 primary, whole genome shotgun sequence genome contains:
- the LOC142973442 gene encoding uncharacterized protein LOC142973442, with translation MRTYTRKRPEHKLIENVHELCRLCLSKAEGVVPIFTEDANNVCAVLALRIMICVGLEMKREDCLPNAICAECLNSLNKYYSFRKKCEVSYQKLKSHVIAVKERQYRMKMEEQNAKNKKELESKFVVMFDKEQCADIGMLNLNGVANVNNFNDKLSDLIVDDTDSKVILENSDEQSQDTDSPEPDITTFLSTMLLQLGVLTQSDSGLMVNEQSINTLQLETGDGSSFTLELVEDDEPDTVVEESVLSEQPVNQIEEQKDVIVKYVSDSYKGPQLANDYADTDTDKIEGRDSRKSAWCSECGKQLASRSALARHRRVHSGERPHACPTCGRSFAQREVMLRHTLIHDEQRPYQCPECPKSFTQRGALRSHARAHAPAHARALAIHRCSRCPKVFLYASGLSRHMMMHQGRVYVCGACDRQFRDKSSLLRHLKNTNHHHKRDAT